The DNA window GGCCCTCGTCTCAAACTTcatctcctcgacgccggACATGGTGGCCTTGATGCCCACCGCATTGTCGCCCTCATACAGGAACTCGTCGACGGTCGTGTTCAGCATGTAGGTGCCGCCATAGATGGCGGACAGGCGGGCGAAGCCCTgaggcagctcgccgaggccgtacAGCGGGTAGATGTACGGCGACTTGCCGTAGCGGGCAACAGAGTTGCCATAGAGACGGACGCGCTCGATGACCTCGGGGGCCTGACCCTTGGTCGTGATGTGGTCGTCGGTGAGGTACAGGCCCATGGCGTGGCCGATGAAGTCGCGGgtgcccgcctcgaggccaaaCTTGTCGTAAACCTCCTTCATGCTGCAGTTGTTCATGTCGAGAGCTACATCAtgcgtcagccagccagcacggGCGGTGAAGGAAGATGAGCGCaagcgggggggggaggggggagggggggggggatgtcATGTACCCTTGTGAGTGGCCGGGTCCTTGGCGTCAAAGGTGCCAACCCACTCGATGAAGGACTTCATACGTCGCTTCTCAAAGATGCCCATGAGCGGGGACTTGAgagcctcgccggcgtcggagGGGACCTTGGCGACGGTGGCCTTGGGGCCAGAGCCTTGTTGGACATAGCTGCCGGCGACCTGCTTGAACTCGAGGTATCGCGTGACGTCGGTGGAGACGAGGATGTTGGTCAGCTCGCCCGAGGACATGAGGAACTTGGGGACGAGGTCGATGTTCCAGTCGTTGAGGCGGCCGTACTGCTTCCAgggctcctcgccctttTGGTAGTTGCCATATTTTTTGAAGAGCTGCGGCAGGCAGAGGATGTCAGTCGAGAGTCGTGGACAGGAAGAAGGGGGTTGACGTCTaggcgcgatgccgtcgcgaaTGGTGGGGAGGTAAGGAGGGGTCTAACTGTCTCGAGGTTCACGGACGCGGCCTCGCTGCGGTACGGCACAAGACGTCAGCAACGATGGCATGAAGCAGCAGATGGATGAGCAGGGCTGTGGAGGTGATGAAGACGAACCCGCCATAGTGGTCGTTGCGGTCGATGTGGAGgaccttcttgcccttgacggACAGCACACTGGATGCAGAAAGGCGGTGTTAGCCAAGCGAGGAgggacaaggaggagagTGTTCGGCGCAGTCGATTGTTCGTCGCATACCCAGAGAGAATACACTCGGTCAAGCCTAATGAGGGACAGCAATACAGCGGCGTCAGCATGCGTCGagcaagggcgaggagggcacgGCCCACGGCGAGCGTAGACAGGCTCCTCGGtggccgcgccctcgtcgggaggcgaggacgaggcgaggcaacTCACCGGTGCCGACAACGAGGACGTCGTACTCCTTGGCAATCTCATCCATGGTTGCGCAGCGACGGATCGTGtctgtcgtgtcgtgtcgtgtcgggtagaggagggggagggtgGAATCTTGGACAGAGGAGAAAAGGGCCGCGAGCCAAGGGATGGATTGGGCGGCTTCGGTCTGGTCTTGTGGTttgatggagggagggggggggagctgctgtggcg is part of the Purpureocillium takamizusanense chromosome 7, complete sequence genome and encodes:
- the GDI1 gene encoding Rab GDP dissociation inhibitor alpha (EggNog:ENOG503NU8W~COG:O); its protein translation is MDEIAKEYDVLVVGTGLTECILSGVLSVKGKKVLHIDRNDHYGGEAASVNLETLFKKYGNYQKGEEPWKQYGRLNDWNIDLVPKFLMSSGELTNILVSTDVTRYLEFKQVAGSYVQQGSGPKATVAKVPSDAGEALKSPLMGIFEKRRMKSFIEWVGTFDAKDPATHKALDMNNCSMKEVYDKFGLEAGTRDFIGHAMGLYLTDDHITTKGQAPEVIERVRLYGNSVARYGKSPYIYPLYGLGELPQGFARLSAIYGGTYMLNTTVDEFLYEGDNAVGIKATMSGVEEMKFETRAKMILGDPSYFPGKTKVVGHVLRAICILKHPLAGTNDSDSCQLIIPQSQVGRKNDIYIACVSSAHNVCPKGYWIAIVSTIAESSANHHLELKPGLDRLGKIEEQFMVCRSASLSPCSYRSGHLIIRAVTGPADSHLGASSGRHQGQHLHLQELRRHQPLRDDHRRRQGHLSSLYRRGA